Genomic window (Culex pipiens pallens isolate TS chromosome 3, TS_CPP_V2, whole genome shotgun sequence):
GAAGCTGTACCACCTTCGAAACTCGCTGGTTGGGAAGGCGGAAGGCGTGATCGACCAGGACATCATAAACAACAACGACTACGAGGCAGCGTGGGCTCTCTTGGTGGAAACCTACGAGGACAAGCGAGTGATTATCGACAAGCACATCGAAGCTTTGTTCAATCTGCCGAAGATCACAAATGACGACGCCGTCGCGTTCCGGAAATTGATTGACACGTGCGTCAAGCACATCGAGGCGTTGAAGAATCTGCAACTTCCTGTCGACGGATTGGGTGAGCAGATGCTGATGAACCTGCTGGCAGCACGGATGGACAAGGAGACGCGGTTGGCGTGGGAATTGCAACGAAAAGCCGGAGAGCTACCGACGTACGCGGCCACGATCGCGTACTTAAAGGAGAAGTGCCGAGTTCTGGAGGTGGTCGAGCAGTGCAGTGAAACAGTGGAAAAAGTGAAGCCGCACAGATCGGTAGCGATGCTGATAGCTGGTACGCAGAAGTGTTCCGTATGCAACCGGCAACACGGTTTGAACGGGTGCGAGCAGTTCAAGGGAAAATCCGTCAACGAGAAGTACAACCATTTGCGGAAATGTGGGTTGTGCTTCAACTGTTTGAGGAGAGGACATCGCGTGGCAGCTTGTACTTCCATGAGCACCTGCAAGATCTGTGGCAAGCGGCATCACACCATGCTCCACACTGATGGAGTGAAGAAGCAGATGGTCGTTCCGATTTCGCCGGCGCCGATTACGCCGAAGCCAACGGACAAACGCCGGCCAGGCCCTGCAAGGAAACAGACCCTTCTTTCGACCGCCGTCGTACTCGTCAACGGCAGAAGCAGCGGCCTGCACTTGTGTCGGGCGCTCATAGACTCCGGGTCGCAGCACCACTTCGTCACGGAACGATTTGCCAACAAACTGGCGATCAAGAAGGAGCGTGCCAACTACCAGGTTAGTGGTTTGCACGAAAGCCAAACGAGGATCAGCAACTTGGTCCGAACGACGGTGAAGTCCCGCGTCACTGATTTCTCGACTGAGCTAGAGTTGTTGGTCACTCCGAGAATCGTCGCTGACCTGCCGCCGGAATCAGTCGACATCACAAGCTGGAACCTGCCGCCAAACATTGAACTCGCCGATCCAAGGTTCAATTCGGCAGGTCAGATTGATATGCTCTTGGGAGCTGGATTGTTCTGGAACCTGATCaagtctgggaaaatcacgctgGCGGAGAACTTGCCCTCGCTTCGAGAAACTGAGTTCGGATGGGTGGTTGGCGGTGTCTTGAAGCATGCAGCAGAGTGAATCTACAAGAGCATGGATGGcgaattgaaatgttgaatagACGTGCACCTTCTGTGCAAAAACTTTGACGTGtatatttttccgtgtacttgaTTGAGCCAAAATAAAGGAGTAGAGTTTAGCGTGTAACAGAAAAAGGCAAGACGCGCGCGTTTTTACTCGATCCGTTCGCGGaaagaaaaaatccgaaaatcgaGAAAGAATACAGTCCACTCGAAGTAAAACGGGAAAcaggtgtgatgtattatgcattctcaaggcaaacagtcggaggatgcggatgagactattcccggttatttgatgttgagtttagcataaatgattcaatcttagacagccggctgtggaaagatcaAACCAACTAAAAttcgaaaacgcgaaaccgcccggaccgaaaaacacacacaatcggagggacaacaaagacggaaacggcaacgaaaatcctgcgcgaggaccgcgacgcacaccgttcaaattctccaacgcaactcacttcaaaagcattttttctCGGTTTAACAAATAACAGTTAAAAATCAGTATGTTTATCTATGTTGATatggtaaaaataataaaagtcatcaactaaatttaataccgtaaactggggtcaatcgggacacatggggcaaattaggacagcagttttaaccatgttggagcacagtgttcaaacaacaacacaattctgaatctttGTGGGAGGAAGAAGCATGGGGAcgcacgaaaactgtcatcttagggtcGGGCTGGGACACACCCCACCCGAAGTAGCGAAATTCGAATTACCGAATCTGCTCTGTAATAGAaatgaggtgaggaaggctaTATTTCCCAGCAATTTAAAAACGTTCAATAATTCTGTACCAAGTTCTGTACAATGAGGATTTTTGCAGTATGCTTTACCTGTTGAGAAAAATTGAAGAACATCACTCATTCATTCAATGTCCGTATATTAaaaacaggggtgcccaacctttgtaatattaatattgtttaatattggttgaaaaggtaaacaagtctttctcataaaattattttaatattttttctagtattaaacaaattattaaaaagtgttgtaaatatgaataatatattttgattctatgggctagtatggagatcggaaggaaaggggtcaagaaacagctttacgaacagcagaataaaggagagggagcgatttcttggggcttttcttcaccctctctgacttgcttgcgctgccgctgctgcccatttgattttttcttgaccggttccttccgaagttaCGCACCGCTTACGAAAGAAATAcaacataattttcaacaattggTGTTGATTTATATTTATGtgcttaaaattgaattaaataccctgatatcaatattttttttttaaatacactcaaccccgatgactttttcgtttgaaatgtttttagtttgtaccccattagttggtcaaagtcaaactaaaaagtgacgaactgtcactttttatgcggcgctcacgcacactatcaaaacaaacgtttggaagTGTGTGTAAACtctgtgtaaaaggggtgtcaaacttacAAGTGACccagttcgtttgacaacaattggtgtcaaaccatcggggtttgagtgtattcaaATTCAATTGGTCGTTGCATGTTTCTTAAAGTTTAATATCCTTAACACAAAAatgcaagaaaaaaatcaatgaggcaTGATAAAATGTATTGAAGCGAAATTGGGatgcaaattacaaaaatacagttttgtgttgttgtgcacctttactgaaatattttacaaaatatttaaaagttattttaaaaacacacaaatataAACAGTGTAGgataatatatattttcaattcgttattctttgaatttctgagtttacgaaaaaaatagtgttgctGCATGATTTCTTGGctaattttgggattttttttaatgttaaacaaTATTTGCCGCAATCTTCATTTTAAGTGTGAccaatttgcttttttaaccttttttcaaaagaaactaTATCgctaaaaacttgttttgatgaaatacatCATTGCTTGCTCGATAATATATTtacaaaatcaatttgaatcaTGTTCCTCAACTAAAAcctgattaaaattttaattaagtgtctttttgtacattttaagacaacaattcaagtttttttttcatatagatattttacctttttgccttcctc
Coding sequences:
- the LOC120427937 gene encoding uncharacterized protein LOC120427937, producing the protein MLRTPKGGKKKTPKKKTPANSAKKSDAQKSETKDKSEVKVVPVTPISEQLQEQRRKEETRKMEEQLKVLMRQRDAVAEKLERVKAAIKTTPEQPNQHLKNLHFLKLQLKTVEACYGEYNAFQNQVYGLVLTPDEEKQHRACYLKFEALHNNLTIQLNELIEKLSKPSVALVPAGPATAVAPQYLPPLRVPLPKFDGTYENWFSFKCMFKSVMDRYQGEAPSMKLYHLRNSLVGKAEGVIDQDIINNNDYEAAWALLVETYEDKRVIIDKHIEALFNLPKITNDDAVAFRKLIDTCVKHIEALKNLQLPVDGLGEQMLMNLLAARMDKETRLAWELQRKAGELPTYAATIAYLKEKCRVLEVVEQCSETVEKVKPHRSVAMLIAGTQKCSVCNRQHGLNGCEQFKGKSVNEKYNHLRKCGLCFNCLRRGHRVAACTSMSTCKICGKRHHTMLHTDGVKKQMVVPISPAPITPKPTDKRRPGPARKQTLLSTAVVLVNGRSSGLHLCRALIDSGSQHHFVTERFANKLAIKKERANYQVSGLHESQTRISNLVRTTVKSRVTDFSTELELLVTPRIVADLPPESVDITSWNLPPNIELADPRFNSAGQIDMLLGAGLFWNLIKSGKITLAENLPSLRETEFGWVVGGVLKHAAE